Proteins encoded by one window of Pseudorca crassidens isolate mPseCra1 chromosome 3, mPseCra1.hap1, whole genome shotgun sequence:
- the LOC137220602 gene encoding large ribosomal subunit protein eL42-like, whose product MDADGKNKKLFFHDNGFHVNLVNVPKTRQTFCKKYGRHQSLRTGRARTLCAQGKQHYNKKQSGYGGQTKLIFQKKPKITKKIVLRFECIEPNCRSRRTLALKRCKHPELGKDKKRKDQVIQFSASYLVSFQRQ is encoded by the coding sequence gaaaaaataaaaagctttttttccATGACAACGGTTTTCACGTAAACTTGGTGAACGTTCCTAAAACCCGTCAGACTTTCTGTAAGAAGTATGGCAGGCACCAATCCCTCAGAACAGGAAGGGCAAGGACTCTGTGTGCCCAGGGAAAGCAGCATTATAACAAGAAGCAGAGTGGCTACGGTGGGCAGACTAAACTGATTTTCCAGAAAAAGCCTAAAATTACCAAGAAGATTGTGCTGAGGTTTGAATGCATTGAGCCCAACTGCAGGTCTAGGAGAACGCTGGCTCTTAAGAGATGCAAACATCCTGAACTGGGAAAAGATAAGAAGAGAAAGGACCAAGTGATCCAGTTCTCAGCTTCGTATCTTGTTTCATTCCAAAGACAATAA